The stretch of DNA CTTACCTATGGAGTTTTTGGTTGGTCTTATACTTCGTGGGGGACTTCTGTAATCGAGTCGGGAAGTTTATTTCAGGCTTTAGAAAAAGACTTGGCAACGATTTTCCTCTACAGTGTGGGCGGAGTTTTAATTATTTTACTGGCGATCGCCTTTACCGCTCCTATTTCTTTGATGACCATAAGCCTTTCTACTTGGCTCAGGTCAGAAACCAGAGCTTTTTTATCGATATTTATTGGTGCTTTTGCATTTGCCCTAATCGTTCAAAAAATAACTTTATTTGCTAATTTTCTATTGCTGTTGTCTGCTGCTTTATTAGTAAAGCTAGATTTGCAGCTAGCAGGATACACACGCTGGTTGTCTTGGTTATTACTAACTACTCTTTGTTTGTTAGGCTTTGCAGGGGGTATACTGGCATTCAATATCTTGAGGTAAAGTAGTTATCTTATGAAAAACAAAACATTCCAGCGTATTATTACTCTAATTTTTGGTTTGGCATTTATTGGCTCGACGGGGGCAATAGTACTGGCAGGTTTGTTTGACAACCAAAAGCCTGTTGCAGAAACGGCAGTCAATCCGCAGTCTTCAGAAAAACAAATTCAATCACAAATTCGCGGTTATGAAAAAGTACTAGAGCGCGAACCAGAAAATTTAACCGCACTCAACGGACTGGCACAACTATATCTACAAACAGGAAATGCCGAAGCAGCGATCGCGCCATTAGAAAAGTTAGCTCGACTACAACCGCAACAGCAAGAATACCAGCAAATTCTTCAGGTACTAAAGCAACAGCAAAATTCAACAATTGACAATGAGCAATGAACAGTGAGCAATCAAGTTTGTACTCGGCAGTTCAAAGTTGGTAATAGAAAATTGTTCATTGTAGTTCTGCTCATTGTTCATTGATAATTGCCTTACCCTACTGCTTAAAAATTGCCGAAAATTCTAAATACTTTCCAAACATCTCGAAATCGATTTAGTATTATCCTTGACTAAAAATTATTGTCCATTCGACCAAAAATTAGAATAAGCGATCGATACTATCAACCGAGAAAATTATGAGCGAATCAAAAAAAACTGTAGGCATTATTGGTGCATCTGGATATGGCGGGGTACAGTTAGTCAGATTATTACTAGAACATCCACAAGTAGATATAGTTTATTTAGGAGGAGATAGCAGTGCTGGAAAACAATTTGCCACTCTCTATCCCCATCTCGCTCATTGTGTCGATCTTGGTATCGAGGAGATCGATATAGACAAAGTCGCTGCCAGATGCGAAATTGTCTTTTTAGGTTTGCCCAATGGTCTTGCCTGTCAAATGGCTTCTGCCCTAGTAGAAAAAGGCTGTAAGGTTTTAGATCTCTCAGCAGACTATCGTTTTCAAGATCTTAATACCTATACCAACTGGTATAAAAAAGAACGAAATGATGGCGCGATCGCTGCTACTGCCGTATATGGGTTGCCAGAACTCTATCGCGATAAGATCGCTCGTTCGCAATTAATCGGCTGTCCTGGTTGTTACTGTACTGC from Myxosarcina sp. GI1 encodes:
- a CDS encoding tetratricopeptide repeat protein, translating into MKNKTFQRIITLIFGLAFIGSTGAIVLAGLFDNQKPVAETAVNPQSSEKQIQSQIRGYEKVLEREPENLTALNGLAQLYLQTGNAEAAIAPLEKLARLQPQQQEYQQILQVLKQQQNSTIDNEQ